ACGAACGGGAGCATACTGGGAGGCTACAGCTGGTGATATCCTCATGATGACGCCGCTTTCAGCTCTTGAGCGTACAGAGGATAATTGGTACCAGTTGATTGAGGGAAGCGGATTGAATCTCAAGATCGTCAAGTTTTGGAAGTGTGGAGTTGCTAGTGTTGAAAATCTTATTGAGTGTGAGCTTGTATAGAGGACCAAGCAGCGAATAACATTACAAAACACTCTATTCACCCGCGTTCTACATAAATCCATGCACATATAGCTACTTCTTGCTGTTGGAGAGAACTATCGGCAAAATAATATCGATTCCTTATCCTTACAGCTTAGCGACCAGCTTGTCTCCCAAAGCCCTTATGCTCTTGGAGAAATTGGCACGGCTCGTAGTCTTCCAATCAGCACCATTCTTTCCAGGAACAGCCTCGTCACCCCTAAAGGCAAGATATAGAACATCCTTCTCACCATGTCCCATGTCTCCATTGAGGCCCTGGTTCGGGAAGCAAAGCTCCGCCAGAGAAATCGAAGCCTCGCCGGTGGAAGTGCCTCCGTTGGTATCTCCCCAGATGCCGTAGTGCTATGAAATGTTAGAAGGAGATGCATGACAGACATTTTGAGAAACTTGCCACTTCACCGTTACAAACCACGGCCATGACACTCAGTGGCTTAATACCATGCTGCTGAGGATCGAAAGATGGAGAGGCTCCCTCGTTGCCGAAAACCACGTAG
The window above is part of the Fusarium oxysporum f. sp. lycopersici 4287 chromosome 8, whole genome shotgun sequence genome. Proteins encoded here:
- a CDS encoding chitosanase; the encoded protein is MHSYTIITTLTLSTAASAYQLPQNLKSIYDNHKAGSCSNRLSDRFPEGARYCGDIPGAVFLKGSDGNYDNMDIDCDGANNHAGACSNDPTGQGETAFKDTVNQYGISDLDANIHPYVVFGNEGASPSFDPQQHGIKPLSVMAVVCNGEVHYGIWGDTNGGTSTGEASISLAELCFPNQGLNGDMGHGEKDVLYLAFRGDEAVPGKNGADWKTTSRANFSKSIRALGDKLVAKL